From the genome of uncultured Methanobrevibacter sp.:
GGCAAATGCTGATTTGAAAAATGCAAATTCAAAAGTTATAACAGCAAGTGAAGTAAATAAAATTGCAAGCACAATAACTGGAAAAACTTACGGATCAAATCAAATATTTTCCTCTGCTCTTGTTGATTTGAACGATAATGCAAAACTCCAAGTTAGTGTTGATAAATCAAAAATCACTACAATCACTGGAGATATGTACTTATCTGCATTAAAATCATCCGGAATTACAAGTGGACATGTTTACGTAACAAGTCCTGTAACAGCGACTGGTGAATCTGCGCTTGCAGGAATTATGAATTCATATGAAGTAGCTACAAATGTAGAAATTCCTGAAACAGTAAAAGAAGCAGCTAACAATGAAATTTACACTCAGGCAGAAGTTGTTCAAAATTCAAACGTCAGCTCTGAAAAAGTATCAAAATTGGTTGATGATGTTAAAGAAACCGTTAAAGAAGAAAACGTTACAGATCACCAAACTATCGTAAACATAATCAATAATTACACTGTTGTAAATAACATTAACATTACAAACAGTGACATTGAAAACCTTGCAAATGCTATTCTGCAAATTCAAAATGCGCAAGGAGATAAAAACAACTACGAATCACAGGTATCTGATATTTTAAACAATACAACCGGCAGTGATTCAGCAAATGATTTTTTAAGCGGAATATTTGGCTAAATATTCCCAATCATTTCTTTTTTTAAAAATTTATTTTTCAATTACCCTAATAGGTAATATAAATTATTTAACACAATATATAATTATATAGTGAAATTCTGTTGATATTATGAAATGGAAAATTGGCAATGTAAAAATCGATAATCAGGTAGTTTTAGCGCCGATGGCAGGAATATGTGATTCAGCATTTAGAAGAATAGTTAAATCCATGGGCTGCGGACTTATAGAAACCGAAATGGTTTCGACAAAGGCAATAATGTATAATGATTATCGAACTCAGGAAATGCTTTACATGACTGAAGAGGAACGGCCAATTTCCCAGCAGATATTCGGACCTGACCCAAAATCATTTGAAATAGCTTCAAGCCACATTTGCAAAACCATGAAACCTGACATCATCGATATCAATATGGGATGTCCTGTCAAAAAGGTTGCAATAAAAAGCGGAGCCGGAAGTGCACTTTTAAAAAATCCCGAAAAGGCCAGAAAAATTGTTGAAACCGTTGTCGAAAACGTTTCCATACCTGTTACTGTTAAAATAAGAAGCGGATGGGATCATAACAGCATCAATGCAGTTGAGATGGCAAAAATCATTGAAGACGCAGGAGCTTCAGCAATTACAGTTCATCCACGGACTAAAGAAGACAAATATGATGTAAAGGCAGACTGGTCAATAATTAAGGAAGTTAAGGATAACGTATCCATACCGGTTATCGGAAACGGAGACATATGGACCTGTTATGATGCCAAAAGAATGCTGGATGAAACAGGATGCGATGCAATAATGATTGGAAGGGCAATCAGAGGCAACCCATGGCTTGTAAAACAGTGCATTGATTATCTTGACAGCGGTATCGAACCTGAAAAGATTACAGCAGAGGAAAAAATCGCAATGGCAAAAAAACATGCCGAACTGCTTACAGAGCTTAAAAGTGAAGAAATTGCCATTAAAGAGATGAGGTCACATGCAGCATATTATCTGAAAAATCTTCCAGGAAGCTATGAAATCAAGCCAAAAATATTCAAGATATCAAAAAAAGAAGATCTGTTCAGCCTGCTTGATGATTATCTTGAGTCAATGAAAAATTTCAGAAAGTTTTAATGTTGAGCAATACAACAATATTTAAATATCTAAAATATAAATACCTATATGAAACGAATACTTATTTTATTGACAATGACACTAATCGTGTTAGGAATGGCAGTTGCAGAGGTAAGCGCTATAAGTGATGCTGAGACTGCAGCTAATGACATTTTAAACAAAAACAATACTGACAGCAAAGTGCTCGTAGTCTATTTTTCAAGAACCGGTGAAAACTACAATGTAGGTAATGTTGATGTTGGAAATACTGCAATGGTAGCATCCTACATCAAGGAATACTTAAAAGCTGACTCTTTTGAGATAGTTCCTATAGATAAGTACCCTGAAAAATATGATGAATGCACCGAAGTTGCACAAAAAGAAAAAGATGACAATGCAAGACCAAAGATTCAGGGAAAGATCAATAATTTCGATAGCTACGACACAGTATTCATAGGTTATCCTATTTGGTGGGGAGACCTCCCTATGATAATGTATACATTCATGGAAGAATATGACTTCAACGGTAAAAACGTAATCCCGTTCAACACTCATGAAGGATCAGGGGATGCCGGAACATACCAGTCAATACAGTCAAAGCTTCCGAATGCAAAAGTAAATACCAAAGGCCTTGCGCTTGACGGCAAAACTGCCAGAAGTGATGACGGTAAACAGCAGACAATAGACTGGTTAAAAGGATTAGGATACTAGTGATTTGATGAAAAAGATAATCGTAGACATATTGATGTTTATACTGATGTTAGTGGAGTTTTCCAAAGTGCATCTTCCACCGGAAAATCATGAAATTGTTGGAATATGCCTGTTCGTACTGGTTATCATTCATTTGATTTTAAACAGAAAATACATCAGAGCAATACCTAAAGGAAAATATAACCTTAAACGTAGTGCTCTTTTAATCATCAATGTGGCTTTTATGATTGTCTTTTTTTCAACAATCATATTCGGTTTGCTGTCCAGCCAGAAAATACTGACATTTTTAAATATTGGAAGCCTGACTGCAGTTTACCTTCACAAGATTCTTGCTTATCTCTCTTTGATACTTTTAGGCATTCATTTGGGAGTAAATCTAAGTGGAATGTTCAATAAGATTGAAGAAAAAATAAGCAATAGAAGCGTACTTTACTTAATCTACATTATTTTAATCGTGCTTGGAATATATTCATTCATTGATGTTGACTTTTACAACCATCTGATTGGAAATTACGGTTTCAGCCTGGTTAGAGGAAATCTGATTACTTCAATTTTAGAGTATTTAAGTATAACCGTGATGATTACATTAGTTGTGAATTTGATTTATAGGCGAATTTAATGGGCAATGCCTAATTGTAATCTAGTTTTAAAAAAAAGAAATTAAATGCAAAATAATTAATATTATGGCATGTTAAGAGTAACCCACCTTCTGTTTAACAGCATTCATCTTAGCGTGCTACCTTGCCTCATACAGGTTGTCATCGGCACCTTTGCTCTTGCATCCTACGGAATGGCCGTTTCACCGCTTCTTTTAATGTCCTCAATTAAATATCATCGTCTACCATTAAAAGCCGTGTCGTTTCTGCTCCAGAGTCATACTTCTCAGTATACGTTTTTCAACGCCGTAGTTCTGTGTGATGGGCGGAGTTTCCTTAGTTTAAAAAACCAGCAGCTGTCTTTAACTTGCCATAAAAATATTAATTAAAAGTAGCAGGGCCTAGATTTGAACTAGGGATCTCGGGGTTATGAGCCCCGCGGGATCACCAGACTACCCCACCCTGCTATAAGATAAAAGTAGTATTATAACTATATTTAATTATTGCTTTGATAATATATAAACCTTTCGATAAATGAAGAAAAAATCAAAGAAAATAAATTATTTATTTTCTAATGATTCAATTCTTTTATCCAAATCATTTAATTTTTCTTCAGTAGATTTCTGGAATTCTTCAGAAGATTTTTTAAATTCTTCAAAACTTTTATCTAAACTATCTACATTAGCAGTAGTTTCTGTAAATTTTGATTGAAGTTTTTCCAAATCCTGTGTAGTAGCTAAACCCCAGTTTTGAATCAATTCATCACTTTTCTCATCCAAAAAGGCATCTATCTTTTTAGAAAATGAATCAGTGTTTAAGTCAATATCGCTTAATTTGATTTTGATTCTGTTTCCCATGGAATCCTTATTTTCTTTAGGAGCTGGTGGTTCATCTTTGGTTAAGTCATAACCTGTACCACTGGATCCGCCTAAAATCTGATTCATATGAGCATCAGCACTGGTTGGCACATAACTACGTAGTTTATTCATAGTTCCAGGACTATTTACTAAATAATAATAAACCAAGATTACAATTGCAACAATTAATATAATTACAGCAACCGCTTCCATAGCATCCATGTTACCACCTATTTATTCATTTTTCGAAGTTTTTCTTCTTTTTCTTCAATTTCTTTAAGCATTTTTTCTAATTTTCTCTGTTCAGTTTCAGCTTCGAGTCTTGCTAATCTTTCATTAATTTCAGAGTGCAAGTAACCGACATTGCTTCTTACTTCAGTAGTAGATTGTCTGATAGCTGAAAGACTGTCTTGTTGCTCCTGCGGTAAAGGAATTGGATTATCCATTAATCTTTTAGATTCAATATCTTTTTCGACCATGGACATTTTTTTAAGTTCAATTTCTTTTTCAAGCATTAAAATAGAGTTTTTAGATTGCGCAACTTTTCTCCATTGGAAAACAATTATAATCAGGACAATAGCAATAATAATTATGATAATTAAAGAAAAAACCATTGTATCATTTGCCAGCAACTGATTTATTGCAGAACTATCCATATTTTACCTCCAATTTTTATAAACTAGTTTAATAATAAATATAATATATAGTTTATTTAATATAAAATTAATTATTTATTCAAGAAGGTAAAAATTTATGATAGAATCATATATACAGGCCGGAAAATTGGCTTCCAAAATACGTGAAGAAGCTTCAAAAATGATTACAGACGGAACTTTGGTTTTGGACTTAGTAAATTATGTAGAAAGTGAAATATTAAAAGGTGGTGCTGAAATTGCATTTCCATGTAATGTATCCATTAACGAATATGCTGCACACTACACCTCCCCAGCAGGAGATGAAACCCGATTTAAAGCTGGAGATATGGTTAAATTAGATTTAGGTGCAATGATTGACGGATACATTGCAGATACCGCTGTTACTGTACTTGCAAGCGGAAAT
Proteins encoded in this window:
- a CDS encoding DUF1002 domain-containing protein: MRKSTIGIVILSIILVGMIIPIGFSGQADSVVITYGETTYGNANYKNTVDTFFQNQANADLKNANSKVITASEVNKIASTITGKTYGSNQIFSSALVDLNDNAKLQVSVDKSKITTITGDMYLSALKSSGITSGHVYVTSPVTATGESALAGIMNSYEVATNVEIPETVKEAANNEIYTQAEVVQNSNVSSEKVSKLVDDVKETVKEENVTDHQTIVNIINNYTVVNNINITNSDIENLANAILQIQNAQGDKNNYESQVSDILNNTTGSDSANDFLSGIFG
- the dusB gene encoding tRNA dihydrouridine synthase DusB, whose protein sequence is MKWKIGNVKIDNQVVLAPMAGICDSAFRRIVKSMGCGLIETEMVSTKAIMYNDYRTQEMLYMTEEERPISQQIFGPDPKSFEIASSHICKTMKPDIIDINMGCPVKKVAIKSGAGSALLKNPEKARKIVETVVENVSIPVTVKIRSGWDHNSINAVEMAKIIEDAGASAITVHPRTKEDKYDVKADWSIIKEVKDNVSIPVIGNGDIWTCYDAKRMLDETGCDAIMIGRAIRGNPWLVKQCIDYLDSGIEPEKITAEEKIAMAKKHAELLTELKSEEIAIKEMRSHAAYYLKNLPGSYEIKPKIFKISKKEDLFSLLDDYLESMKNFRKF
- a CDS encoding flavodoxin; this translates as MKRILILLTMTLIVLGMAVAEVSAISDAETAANDILNKNNTDSKVLVVYFSRTGENYNVGNVDVGNTAMVASYIKEYLKADSFEIVPIDKYPEKYDECTEVAQKEKDDNARPKIQGKINNFDSYDTVFIGYPIWWGDLPMIMYTFMEEYDFNGKNVIPFNTHEGSGDAGTYQSIQSKLPNAKVNTKGLALDGKTARSDDGKQQTIDWLKGLGY